A DNA window from Gasterosteus aculeatus chromosome 16, fGasAcu3.hap1.1, whole genome shotgun sequence contains the following coding sequences:
- the LOC120833604 gene encoding uncharacterized protein LOC120833604 isoform X1, with amino-acid sequence MDVSIAVTLIRGQMGAVVERAVNGAVETVLAEMLKVVGVKFEELKCQVALMKRDVATLEREKVLKEKENDNIRAKLRYTELKLKYYRQGVEEELQQRASGALQAHRDAEGVSSTEASQSCFTQTRTSSGHALFCPAERDTAQSNEQEGDSKWTFHLPPHAEGSDAAATPPVRPVSLDPGQQSANGSPSHDGSAQADSSTLPSSAPQVKQEAPELLQEEEEVICIKEEPKEDQEVTASLLPDCHVQQGPFPVSEAQRSATECLGPPVSQRSDTAAFGSAGPNPHLMPQPVASLLQPMVALPCGVLPRQAPRPWPKDLSLYEEYKLRRNELRRRSINRRRELEKTLPQPLLADLVKLDWVRERREKTRLRVARWRAKRKLQDCIKQDHSLGGAAGLSPAGFALGSQHQQPRGTCASGSQQRLSSAPPPSDGFLSDPLPFIPTSSSSSSSFLYLGGHNMAPHQHTVTSSACCSRSPR; translated from the exons ATGGATGTGAGCATTGCCGTGACGCTGATTCGGGGCCAGATGGGTGCCGTGGTGGAGCGGGCGGTGAACGGGGCGGTGGAGACCGTGCTGGCCGAGATGCTCAAAGTGGTCGGAGTCAAGTTTGAGGAGCTGAAATGCCAGGTGGCGCTGATGAAGAGGGACGTCGCGACGTTGGAGAGGGAGAAGGtcctgaaggagaaggagaacgaCAACATTCGAGCCAAGCTGCGCTACACCGAGCTGAAGCTGAAGTACTACAGGcaaggagtggaggaggagctgcagcagagggCCTCCGGTGCTCTCCAAGCACACAGAGACGCCGAAGGTGTTTCCTCCACCGAGGCCTCCCAGTCATGCTTCACTCAGACCAGGACTTCAAGCGGTCACG ctttGTTCTGTCCCGCAGAGCGAGACACGGCTCAGAGCAACGAGCAGGAGGGCGACAGTAAGTGGACCTTCCATCTGCCGCCACACGCCGAAGGCAGCGACGCGGCGGCGACCCCTCCGGTCCGACCCGTCTCCCTGGATCCGGGGCAGCAGTCGGCCAACGGCTCTCCGTCCCACGATGGCTCCGCGCAGGCCGATAGCTCCACTCTGCCCTCCTCTGCTCCACAG GTGAAGCAGGAGGCCCCGGAGCTGctacaggaggaagaggaggtgatcTGCATCAAGGAGGAGCCAAAGGAAGATCAGGAAGTGACGGCCTCCCTTCTGCCGGACTGCCACGTGCAGCAGGGTCCTTTTCCAGTGTCAGAG GCTCAGCGGTCAGCGACGGAGTGTTTGGGACCTCCAGTGAGCCAGAGAAGTGACACCGCAGCCTTCGGCTCAGCCGGACCCAACCCCC ATCTGATGCCTCAGCCGGTGGCCTCCCTGCTGCAGCCGATGGTGGCTCTGCCATGCGGCGTCCTGCCTCGCCAGGCGCCGCGGCCCTGGCCTAAAGATCTCAGTCTTTATGAAGAATACAAACTGCGCCGCAATGAGCTCCGCAGGCGAAGCATCAACAGACGCAGAGAGCTGGAGAAGACGCTGCCTCAGCCACTACTGGCTGACCTGGTAAAGCTCGATTGG GTGCGAGAGCGTCGTGAGAAGACCAGACTGCGGGTGGCCAGATGGAGGGCGAAGAGGAAACTCCAGGACTGCATCAAGCAGGACCAC TCTCTAGGTGGCGCTGCAGGTCTTTCTCCAGCGGGCTTTGCTCTCGGCAGCCAGCATCAGCAGCCCAGAGGGACCTGCG CCTCCGGCAGCCAGCAGAGACTCTCCTCAGCTCCGCCTCCGTCCGACGGCTTCCTCTCAGACCCTCTGCCCTTcatccccacctcctcctcctcctcctcctcgtttctcTATCTGGGAGGCCACAACATGGCTCCGCACCAGCACACTGTGACATCGTCAGCCTGTTGCAGCAGATCGCCTCGTTGA
- the LOC120833604 gene encoding uncharacterized protein LOC120833604 isoform X3, with amino-acid sequence MDVSIAVTLIRGQMGAVVERAVNGAVETVLAEMLKVVGVKFEELKCQVALMKRDVATLEREKVLKEKENDNIRAKLRYTELKLKYYRQGVEEELQQRASGALQAHRDAEGVSSTEASQSCFTQTRTSSGHERDTAQSNEQEGDSKWTFHLPPHAEGSDAAATPPVRPVSLDPGQQSANGSPSHDGSAQADSSTLPSSAPQVKQEAPELLQEEEEVICIKEEPKEDQEVTASLLPDCHVQQGPFPVSEAQRSATECLGPPVSQRSDTAAFGSAGPNPHLMPQPVASLLQPMVALPCGVLPRQAPRPWPKDLSLYEEYKLRRNELRRRSINRRRELEKTLPQPLLADLVKLDWVRERREKTRLRVARWRAKRKLQDCIKQDHSLGGAAGLSPAGFALGSQHQQPRGTCASGSQQRLSSAPPPSDGFLSDPLPFIPTSSSSSSSFLYLGGHNMAPHQHTVTSSACCSRSPR; translated from the exons ATGGATGTGAGCATTGCCGTGACGCTGATTCGGGGCCAGATGGGTGCCGTGGTGGAGCGGGCGGTGAACGGGGCGGTGGAGACCGTGCTGGCCGAGATGCTCAAAGTGGTCGGAGTCAAGTTTGAGGAGCTGAAATGCCAGGTGGCGCTGATGAAGAGGGACGTCGCGACGTTGGAGAGGGAGAAGGtcctgaaggagaaggagaacgaCAACATTCGAGCCAAGCTGCGCTACACCGAGCTGAAGCTGAAGTACTACAGGcaaggagtggaggaggagctgcagcagagggCCTCCGGTGCTCTCCAAGCACACAGAGACGCCGAAGGTGTTTCCTCCACCGAGGCCTCCCAGTCATGCTTCACTCAGACCAGGACTTCAAGCGGTCACG AGCGAGACACGGCTCAGAGCAACGAGCAGGAGGGCGACAGTAAGTGGACCTTCCATCTGCCGCCACACGCCGAAGGCAGCGACGCGGCGGCGACCCCTCCGGTCCGACCCGTCTCCCTGGATCCGGGGCAGCAGTCGGCCAACGGCTCTCCGTCCCACGATGGCTCCGCGCAGGCCGATAGCTCCACTCTGCCCTCCTCTGCTCCACAG GTGAAGCAGGAGGCCCCGGAGCTGctacaggaggaagaggaggtgatcTGCATCAAGGAGGAGCCAAAGGAAGATCAGGAAGTGACGGCCTCCCTTCTGCCGGACTGCCACGTGCAGCAGGGTCCTTTTCCAGTGTCAGAG GCTCAGCGGTCAGCGACGGAGTGTTTGGGACCTCCAGTGAGCCAGAGAAGTGACACCGCAGCCTTCGGCTCAGCCGGACCCAACCCCC ATCTGATGCCTCAGCCGGTGGCCTCCCTGCTGCAGCCGATGGTGGCTCTGCCATGCGGCGTCCTGCCTCGCCAGGCGCCGCGGCCCTGGCCTAAAGATCTCAGTCTTTATGAAGAATACAAACTGCGCCGCAATGAGCTCCGCAGGCGAAGCATCAACAGACGCAGAGAGCTGGAGAAGACGCTGCCTCAGCCACTACTGGCTGACCTGGTAAAGCTCGATTGG GTGCGAGAGCGTCGTGAGAAGACCAGACTGCGGGTGGCCAGATGGAGGGCGAAGAGGAAACTCCAGGACTGCATCAAGCAGGACCAC TCTCTAGGTGGCGCTGCAGGTCTTTCTCCAGCGGGCTTTGCTCTCGGCAGCCAGCATCAGCAGCCCAGAGGGACCTGCG CCTCCGGCAGCCAGCAGAGACTCTCCTCAGCTCCGCCTCCGTCCGACGGCTTCCTCTCAGACCCTCTGCCCTTcatccccacctcctcctcctcctcctcctcgtttctcTATCTGGGAGGCCACAACATGGCTCCGCACCAGCACACTGTGACATCGTCAGCCTGTTGCAGCAGATCGCCTCGTTGA
- the LOC120833604 gene encoding uncharacterized protein LOC120833604 isoform X4: MDVSIAVTLIRGQMGAVVERAVNGAVETVLAEMLKVVGVKFEELKCQVALMKRDVATLEREKVLKEKENDNIRAKLRYTELKLKYYRQGVEEELQQRASGALQAHRDAEGVSSTEASQSCFTQTRTSSGHERDTAQSNEQEGDSKWTFHLPPHAEGSDAAATPPVRPVSLDPGQQSANGSPSHDGSAQADSSTLPSSAPQVKQEAPELLQEEEEVICIKEEPKEDQEVTASLLPDCHVQQGPFPVSEAQRSATECLGPPVSQRSDTAAFGSAGPNPHLMPQPVASLLQPMVALPCGVLPRQAPRPWPKDLSLYEEYKLRRNELRRRSINRRRELEKTLPQPLLADLVRERREKTRLRVARWRAKRKLQDCIKQDHSLGGAAGLSPAGFALGSQHQQPRGTCASGSQQRLSSAPPPSDGFLSDPLPFIPTSSSSSSSFLYLGGHNMAPHQHTVTSSACCSRSPR, encoded by the exons ATGGATGTGAGCATTGCCGTGACGCTGATTCGGGGCCAGATGGGTGCCGTGGTGGAGCGGGCGGTGAACGGGGCGGTGGAGACCGTGCTGGCCGAGATGCTCAAAGTGGTCGGAGTCAAGTTTGAGGAGCTGAAATGCCAGGTGGCGCTGATGAAGAGGGACGTCGCGACGTTGGAGAGGGAGAAGGtcctgaaggagaaggagaacgaCAACATTCGAGCCAAGCTGCGCTACACCGAGCTGAAGCTGAAGTACTACAGGcaaggagtggaggaggagctgcagcagagggCCTCCGGTGCTCTCCAAGCACACAGAGACGCCGAAGGTGTTTCCTCCACCGAGGCCTCCCAGTCATGCTTCACTCAGACCAGGACTTCAAGCGGTCACG AGCGAGACACGGCTCAGAGCAACGAGCAGGAGGGCGACAGTAAGTGGACCTTCCATCTGCCGCCACACGCCGAAGGCAGCGACGCGGCGGCGACCCCTCCGGTCCGACCCGTCTCCCTGGATCCGGGGCAGCAGTCGGCCAACGGCTCTCCGTCCCACGATGGCTCCGCGCAGGCCGATAGCTCCACTCTGCCCTCCTCTGCTCCACAG GTGAAGCAGGAGGCCCCGGAGCTGctacaggaggaagaggaggtgatcTGCATCAAGGAGGAGCCAAAGGAAGATCAGGAAGTGACGGCCTCCCTTCTGCCGGACTGCCACGTGCAGCAGGGTCCTTTTCCAGTGTCAGAG GCTCAGCGGTCAGCGACGGAGTGTTTGGGACCTCCAGTGAGCCAGAGAAGTGACACCGCAGCCTTCGGCTCAGCCGGACCCAACCCCC ATCTGATGCCTCAGCCGGTGGCCTCCCTGCTGCAGCCGATGGTGGCTCTGCCATGCGGCGTCCTGCCTCGCCAGGCGCCGCGGCCCTGGCCTAAAGATCTCAGTCTTTATGAAGAATACAAACTGCGCCGCAATGAGCTCCGCAGGCGAAGCATCAACAGACGCAGAGAGCTGGAGAAGACGCTGCCTCAGCCACTACTGGCTGACCTG GTGCGAGAGCGTCGTGAGAAGACCAGACTGCGGGTGGCCAGATGGAGGGCGAAGAGGAAACTCCAGGACTGCATCAAGCAGGACCAC TCTCTAGGTGGCGCTGCAGGTCTTTCTCCAGCGGGCTTTGCTCTCGGCAGCCAGCATCAGCAGCCCAGAGGGACCTGCG CCTCCGGCAGCCAGCAGAGACTCTCCTCAGCTCCGCCTCCGTCCGACGGCTTCCTCTCAGACCCTCTGCCCTTcatccccacctcctcctcctcctcctcctcgtttctcTATCTGGGAGGCCACAACATGGCTCCGCACCAGCACACTGTGACATCGTCAGCCTGTTGCAGCAGATCGCCTCGTTGA
- the LOC120833604 gene encoding uncharacterized protein LOC120833604 isoform X2, producing MDVSIAVTLIRGQMGAVVERAVNGAVETVLAEMLKVVGVKFEELKCQVALMKRDVATLEREKVLKEKENDNIRAKLRYTELKLKYYRQGVEEELQQRASGALQAHRDAEGVSSTEASQSCFTQTRTSSGHALFCPAERDTAQSNEQEGDSKWTFHLPPHAEGSDAAATPPVRPVSLDPGQQSANGSPSHDGSAQADSSTLPSSAPQVKQEAPELLQEEEEVICIKEEPKEDQEVTASLLPDCHVQQGPFPVSEAQRSATECLGPPVSQRSDTAAFGSAGPNPHLMPQPVASLLQPMVALPCGVLPRQAPRPWPKDLSLYEEYKLRRNELRRRSINRRRELEKTLPQPLLADLVRERREKTRLRVARWRAKRKLQDCIKQDHSLGGAAGLSPAGFALGSQHQQPRGTCASGSQQRLSSAPPPSDGFLSDPLPFIPTSSSSSSSFLYLGGHNMAPHQHTVTSSACCSRSPR from the exons ATGGATGTGAGCATTGCCGTGACGCTGATTCGGGGCCAGATGGGTGCCGTGGTGGAGCGGGCGGTGAACGGGGCGGTGGAGACCGTGCTGGCCGAGATGCTCAAAGTGGTCGGAGTCAAGTTTGAGGAGCTGAAATGCCAGGTGGCGCTGATGAAGAGGGACGTCGCGACGTTGGAGAGGGAGAAGGtcctgaaggagaaggagaacgaCAACATTCGAGCCAAGCTGCGCTACACCGAGCTGAAGCTGAAGTACTACAGGcaaggagtggaggaggagctgcagcagagggCCTCCGGTGCTCTCCAAGCACACAGAGACGCCGAAGGTGTTTCCTCCACCGAGGCCTCCCAGTCATGCTTCACTCAGACCAGGACTTCAAGCGGTCACG ctttGTTCTGTCCCGCAGAGCGAGACACGGCTCAGAGCAACGAGCAGGAGGGCGACAGTAAGTGGACCTTCCATCTGCCGCCACACGCCGAAGGCAGCGACGCGGCGGCGACCCCTCCGGTCCGACCCGTCTCCCTGGATCCGGGGCAGCAGTCGGCCAACGGCTCTCCGTCCCACGATGGCTCCGCGCAGGCCGATAGCTCCACTCTGCCCTCCTCTGCTCCACAG GTGAAGCAGGAGGCCCCGGAGCTGctacaggaggaagaggaggtgatcTGCATCAAGGAGGAGCCAAAGGAAGATCAGGAAGTGACGGCCTCCCTTCTGCCGGACTGCCACGTGCAGCAGGGTCCTTTTCCAGTGTCAGAG GCTCAGCGGTCAGCGACGGAGTGTTTGGGACCTCCAGTGAGCCAGAGAAGTGACACCGCAGCCTTCGGCTCAGCCGGACCCAACCCCC ATCTGATGCCTCAGCCGGTGGCCTCCCTGCTGCAGCCGATGGTGGCTCTGCCATGCGGCGTCCTGCCTCGCCAGGCGCCGCGGCCCTGGCCTAAAGATCTCAGTCTTTATGAAGAATACAAACTGCGCCGCAATGAGCTCCGCAGGCGAAGCATCAACAGACGCAGAGAGCTGGAGAAGACGCTGCCTCAGCCACTACTGGCTGACCTG GTGCGAGAGCGTCGTGAGAAGACCAGACTGCGGGTGGCCAGATGGAGGGCGAAGAGGAAACTCCAGGACTGCATCAAGCAGGACCAC TCTCTAGGTGGCGCTGCAGGTCTTTCTCCAGCGGGCTTTGCTCTCGGCAGCCAGCATCAGCAGCCCAGAGGGACCTGCG CCTCCGGCAGCCAGCAGAGACTCTCCTCAGCTCCGCCTCCGTCCGACGGCTTCCTCTCAGACCCTCTGCCCTTcatccccacctcctcctcctcctcctcctcgtttctcTATCTGGGAGGCCACAACATGGCTCCGCACCAGCACACTGTGACATCGTCAGCCTGTTGCAGCAGATCGCCTCGTTGA